In Uloborus diversus isolate 005 unplaced genomic scaffold, Udiv.v.3.1 scaffold_304, whole genome shotgun sequence, a single window of DNA contains:
- the LOC129233273 gene encoding serine/threonine-protein kinase ICK-like — MGIMSKRYKFVNTLGNGTYGTVLLAFNIESGEKVAIKRMKKKYHSWEECMNLREVKSLQKLSHANLVKLKEVIREDNTLYFVFEYMKENLYQLIKSRDNPFSENVIKNILFQILQGLAFMHKHGFFHRDIKPENLLCKGPELIKIADFGLAREIRSRPPYTDYVSTRWYRAPEVLLRATNYNSPIDMWAVGCIMSELYTLQPLFPGRTEIDQVFRICSILGTPDQRDWPDGYRLAAEMNFKFPQFKEMPISSIVRNAGQDGCTLLKDLLRWNPDKRPTAVMAARYPYFQSGFKPMAQTNRRVSAYNRHLPDSYQDISKLKPSEEKSAYRRRWGGQLTHENEPSDSENSIDREKIKPTHEVARFSAKQQFLGKPGIYSNQNSRNVMYNDSARLKRTGHFNATPFQPSTFDRRNSQSSVSGTPVQKPVQSYGRSSNQVFSIPGKIDWSAKYLN, encoded by the exons aatgaaaaagaaatatcacTCATGGGAAGAATGCATGAATCTGAGGGAAGTAAAG TCTTTGCAGAAACTTAGTCATGCTAATTTGGTGAAATTAAAAGAAGTCATCAGGGAAGACAATACTCTTTATTTTGTGTTTGAATATATGAAAGAGAATTTATATCAATTAATAAAAAGCAG GGATAATCCATTTTCTGAAAATgtgataaaaaatattcttttccaaATCTTACAAGGTCTAGCTTTTATGCATAAACATGGCTTTTTTCACCGTGATATCAAACCAGAAAATTTGCTGTGTAAAGGGCCTGAGCTCATAAAGATAGCAGATTTTGGTCTTGCTCGGGAGATCAGATCTAGACCCCCGTACACAGACTATGTTTCAACCAGATG GTATAGGGCTCCTGAAGTGTTACTAAGGGCAACAAATTACAATTCCCCTATTGATATGTGGGCCGTAGGTTGCATCATGTCAGAACTGTATACGTTACAGCCCTTGTTTCCAGGAAGGACTGAAATTGACCAGGTCTTTAGGATATGTTCAATTTTAGGAACTCCAGATCAA CGAGATTGGCCTGATGGCTACAGATTGGCAGcagaaatgaatttcaaatttcctcAATTCAAAGAAATGCCAATCAGTTCCATTGTTAGGAATGCTGGTCAGGATGGTTGTACATTACTGAAAGATCTCTTGAGGTGGAATCCTGACAAAAGGCCGACAGCCGTCATG gcTGCTCGTTACCCTTATTTTCAAAGTGGTTTTAAACCCATGGCTCAGACAAACCGTCGTGTTTCTGCCTACAATCGTCACCTTCCAGATTCATATCAagatatttcaaaactgaaacctTCTGAG GAAAAGTCAGCATATAGAAGACGATGGGGTGGTCAGTTGACGCATGAAAATGAGCCGTCAGATTCTGAAAACAGCATTGATAGGGAAAAAAT CAAGCCAACTCATGAAGTTGCTCGTTTTTCTGCAAAGCAACAATTTTTGGGGAAGCCAGGAATctacagtaatcaaaattcaagAAATGTAATGTACAATGATTCTGCAAGATTGAAACGAACAG gTCACTTCAATGCTACTCCTTTCCAACCTTCAACTTTTGATCGTAGAAACTCCCAGTCATCTGTCAGTGGAACTCCAGTACAAAAACCCGTCCAAAGTTATGGTCGATCTTCCAATCAGGTTTTTTCAATACCTGGGAAAATAGACTGGAGTGCTaa gtatttgaattga